The following is a genomic window from Vibrio sinaloensis.
ACGCTTTGAACAACTGATCATGTGTACCTTTGCCCAATATCGGGCGCGTTACGGTTCAGTGCGAATAGCAGAAGAGTTAAACGAAGCAGGCTATGCCTGCTGCGTGAACTATGTGGCTGATATTATGAATGAAAAAGGTGTCAGGGCTCGTAATGGTAAAGGGTTTAAATACAGCAAGGATGTGGCGGCTATGACGAATGTTGCTGATAATTTACTGCGTAGAGACTTTGAGTCTGAGGCTCCGAATCAGAAGTGGGTCACGGACATCACGTATATCTGGGTGAAGAGCCGTTGGCTCTTCTTGGCGACTGTGATGGATTTGCATTCAAGGCGCATCGTGGGTTGGTCGCTAGGGACAACCATGACCGTCGAGCTCATCACTAATGCGTTAAAAATGGCGTTTGAGTCACGTAAGCCGCCTAAGGGCGTCATTATCCACTCAGACCGGGGTGTACAATACAGAGCCTATAAATATCAAGACTTCATGCGCAAGCATGGAGGTGTACCGAGCATGAGTCGACAGGGCAACTGTTGGGATAATGCGGTGATGGAGTCGTTCTACAGTCGACTGAAAGTCGAACTGATATACGCAGAAGACTATCAAACTGTCGAAGAAGCCCGAATGGGTATCTTCGAATACATCGAGGTATTTTACAATCGCAAGAGAAGACACTCAGCGTTGGGGCATGTCAGCCCGGTTGAGTACGAAAGTATGTAGTTATGTACTGTCTACTTTTTGTGGGGTACACCAATTTCTTTTTGGTTCAGTACGTTATAATGTTAAAAATCAAGTCGAAAGCCGAAACGTGAATACGTCTCTCAGTGGTGGTCTCCTGAGACTGATGATGGCAGCCTCGATTTACTTTGCGTCAAATCCACCTGTTTTTGTGGTGCAGTTTCTCTTAGCGGAAACTGTGGGGTTTTTAACTAGTCAGACTAAGGAGGGAGAGCTTATGGGTATGAAAATTATCAACAAAATTAGTAGTAAATTTAAGAAACTTTCAAAATGTGTTGCCATGTTTTGGGAGAACCACCGCTCTTTTAAGTTTAACTTACTGATGATCTGGTGAAACTCCAGTGAAAAGAGCAAATTAGTAGGTGCGCATAGCCCAAACCACCTATAG
Proteins encoded in this region:
- a CDS encoding IS3 family transposase, with protein sequence MKYEFIESYTSEYSISLMCRTLEVSRSGYYKWCHHTPSERSKRRERFEQLIMCTFAQYRARYGSVRIAEELNEAGYACCVNYVADIMNEKGVRARNGKGFKYSKDVAAMTNVADNLLRRDFESEAPNQKWVTDITYIWVKSRWLFLATVMDLHSRRIVGWSLGTTMTVELITNALKMAFESRKPPKGVIIHSDRGVQYRAYKYQDFMRKHGGVPSMSRQGNCWDNAVMESFYSRLKVELIYAEDYQTVEEARMGIFEYIEVFYNRKRRHSALGHVSPVEYESM